From the genome of Candidatus Rhodoluna planktonica:
GGTAAATGCCACAATTGGGCTATGAAAGTCACCAAACTCGAACACGCCTGCCTCATCCTAGAAATCGAGGCAAAGAAATTGGTGATTGACCCTGGTTTTTACAGCGCTCCGCTGACGAACCTCGACGATGTGGCGGCGGTAGTGGTCACTCATGTGCACGATGATCACTGCAGCGAAGATCAACTCGATCTGATTTTCGAATCAAATCCAGTTGCCGAAATTTTTGCAACCGGCGAGGTGCGAGAGCGATTGGCCAAATCACGACCACAGCTTAAGGTTCATGAAATTCACCACGGCGACTATTTTGAAGTGGGGCCTTTCAACCTTGAGTTTTTTGGGGAGATGCACCAAGAAATTCACCGCAGCATTCCTCTGGTGCAGAATTGCGGCGTAATGGTCAACGATGAGCTTTATTATCCGGGCGACAGCTACACCAAACCAGATCGCACTGTAGCCTTGCTGGCCGTGCCAACCTCGGCACCCTGGCTGAAAATCGGTGATGTCATTGACTTCATCGAAGAAGTGAAACCGCAGCGCGCATTTGCAACGCATAATTCACTGTTGAGCGAAACCGGTAATCAACTGGCTAATTCACGGGTGAAAAGCTTTGTCGAAAAACACGGTGGAACTTTTGAGTACCTGCTGCCGGGCCAGTCAACGAACCTGTAAATAGTCACCAAGTTGAGCGGATGCTCAAACCACTAGGCTCACAGTTTTCCGCCAGACTCATCAAAAATTTCAAGACGGGTTGCGATGATGGCGCGCAACTGGTCTTCAGACAGTGGGCGGTCAAGGGCAATTTGGATGGTTGTGCCGACTACCTTGATGTCGGGAATGATTTTCTTGGCCCGCTCACCCAGAGCGCGACCACCGTGGATGCTGACGTGATTTCGCCATCCGGATATGAAAAAAGGCACTTTGTTCTGGTATCTGAAACCGATGATGCCGTAAGAAATTATGGACTCGGTGTTCGGAATTGCGGAGATTGCCACATCGTGCATTTGCTGCAAAAGTTCGCGCTGCCTTGTCGGCTGAGCGGCTAGATAATCGAGCACTTCTTGATTCACCCAATTAGCCTAGCGATTAAGCAAAAACGGCCGGCAAAGCCGACCGTTTTGAAGCTGGGATACCTGGACTCGAACCAAGAACAAAGGAACCAGAAACCTTCGTGTTGCCAATTACACCATATCCCAATGATGCCGAGCCCTTAGGCCCGGTTGTCTATCTTAGCCTGACTAACCCCGCTGGGCAAACG
Proteins encoded in this window:
- a CDS encoding MBL fold metallo-hydrolase; the protein is MKVTKLEHACLILEIEAKKLVIDPGFYSAPLTNLDDVAAVVVTHVHDDHCSEDQLDLIFESNPVAEIFATGEVRERLAKSRPQLKVHEIHHGDYFEVGPFNLEFFGEMHQEIHRSIPLVQNCGVMVNDELYYPGDSYTKPDRTVALLAVPTSAPWLKIGDVIDFIEEVKPQRAFATHNSLLSETGNQLANSRVKSFVEKHGGTFEYLLPGQSTNL
- a CDS encoding iron chaperone yields the protein MNQEVLDYLAAQPTRQRELLQQMHDVAISAIPNTESIISYGIIGFRYQNKVPFFISGWRNHVSIHGGRALGERAKKIIPDIKVVGTTIQIALDRPLSEDQLRAIIATRLEIFDESGGKL